One window from the genome of Streptomyces sp. NBC_01476 encodes:
- a CDS encoding sirohydrochlorin chelatase, giving the protein MNPPALLLVGHGTRDAAGAEAFRSFVAALGAAHPGLPVGGGFIELSPPPLADSVREMVTAGVRDFAAVPLVLVSAGHAKGDIPAALARERERHEGTSYAYGRPLGPHPKLLTVLERRVDEALAGAGRAGTTVLLVGRGSTDPDANAEVFKVARLLWEGRGYAGVETAFVSLAEPSVTAGLDRCRLLGARRVVVLPYFLFTGVLPDRVREQAGTWAAAHDGTDVRCAEVIGPEPELAELVMERYRETLRGDLRMNCDSCVYRVGLPGFEDRVGAAQKPHHHPDDPAHTHGHHHAHTH; this is encoded by the coding sequence GTGAATCCCCCTGCCCTCCTCCTTGTCGGCCACGGCACCCGTGACGCCGCCGGAGCCGAGGCCTTCCGGTCCTTCGTCGCCGCGCTCGGCGCCGCCCATCCGGGTCTGCCGGTGGGCGGCGGATTCATCGAGCTGTCGCCGCCACCGCTCGCCGACTCGGTGCGGGAGATGGTGACCGCGGGGGTACGGGACTTCGCCGCGGTGCCGCTGGTGCTGGTGTCCGCCGGGCACGCCAAGGGCGACATACCCGCGGCGCTGGCGCGGGAGCGGGAGCGGCACGAGGGCACGTCGTACGCGTACGGCCGGCCGCTGGGCCCGCACCCGAAGCTGCTGACCGTGCTGGAGCGGCGGGTGGACGAGGCGCTCGCCGGGGCCGGCCGGGCCGGGACCACCGTGCTGCTGGTGGGCCGGGGCTCCACCGACCCGGACGCGAACGCCGAGGTGTTCAAGGTGGCCAGGCTGCTGTGGGAGGGCCGTGGCTACGCCGGTGTGGAGACCGCGTTCGTGTCGCTGGCCGAGCCGTCGGTGACCGCCGGGCTCGACCGCTGCCGCCTGCTGGGCGCGCGCCGCGTCGTCGTCCTGCCGTACTTCCTGTTCACCGGGGTGCTGCCGGACCGGGTACGGGAGCAGGCCGGGACCTGGGCGGCGGCGCACGACGGCACCGACGTGCGGTGCGCGGAGGTGATCGGCCCCGAGCCGGAGCTGGCCGAACTGGTCATGGAGCGGTACCGGGAGACGCTGCGGGGCGATCTGCGGATGAACTGCGACAGTTGCGTCTACCGGGTCGGGCTGCCGGGCTTCGAGGACCGGGTGGGCGCGGCCCAGAAGCCGCACCACCACCCGGACGACCCGGCCCACACCCACGGCCACCACCATGCGCACACCCACTGA
- a CDS encoding precorrin-8X methylmutase, with amino-acid sequence MTRTVHPIEQESYRILRSRLDTSALPPLRRAVVERVVHASADLAYATDLVADEEELRRAWTALRAGAPVVADVEMVAAGITARRAVCRLGDARAAPGLTRSAHAIRLAFAEVGPGAVWVIGNAPTALEELLALDAAPALVIGLPVGFVGAAESKAHLRACGLPAVSNVSEKGGSAVAAAALNALLYAPQPPEEPVAGPAHTKENPQ; translated from the coding sequence GTGACCCGCACCGTCCACCCCATCGAGCAGGAGTCGTACCGCATCCTCCGCTCCCGTCTGGACACCTCCGCGCTGCCGCCGCTGCGCCGCGCGGTCGTCGAGCGGGTCGTGCACGCCAGCGCCGACCTGGCGTACGCCACCGATCTGGTCGCCGACGAGGAGGAACTACGGCGGGCGTGGACCGCGCTGCGGGCCGGCGCACCGGTCGTCGCGGACGTGGAGATGGTCGCGGCCGGCATCACCGCGCGCCGGGCGGTCTGCCGGCTCGGTGACGCGCGGGCCGCGCCCGGACTGACCCGCAGCGCGCACGCGATCCGGCTGGCGTTCGCCGAGGTCGGACCCGGTGCCGTCTGGGTGATCGGCAACGCGCCCACCGCGCTGGAGGAGCTGCTCGCGCTGGACGCGGCGCCCGCGCTGGTGATCGGGCTGCCGGTCGGCTTCGTGGGAGCTGCCGAGAGCAAGGCGCACTTGCGGGCCTGCGGGCTGCCCGCGGTCAGCAACGTCTCGGAGAAGGGCGGCTCCGCGGTCGCCGCCGCCGCGCTCAACGCGCTGCTCTACGCCCCGCAGCCGCCGGAAGAACCCGTCGCGGGACCCGCCCACACCAAGGAGAACCCCCAGTGA